The genomic interval CGTGCAGGTCTTGGAGGACACAGAGGTGCAGCAGGCTGAAGAGCAGCCATTCGGATGGGCAACGTACCCACTACAGTGAAGCACTGCCTGAGCTATGAGCAACTCATCCAGGACTACCCATGGCTGAAACgctggctgctggaggagaaggtgggcgttgcttttcttttttctaatcTGCTGCACATGCTCTGCCACATGACTCTAACATGACAGCAGCCAGCCTCAGATGACAGGGCTTGTGCTGCAGTGCGTGCTGCTTATGTAATGTCCTCTTCAATGGACATTCTGCTCTACTTTTACATATTACTGCATGTTTAAGGATGCATTACCCTAAATTAGATATATTACACACTATATGTGACTAAGGATGCAGGCTACATGCCTGTGGCGTTGTGTGACTAGGCTGCCTCAACGccattatttaatattaattttaCAAGAAGAATAGGCTATTTGTGTATTGCAAGTGTAAAAACAGGCTGCCCATAGTGGTTCTTTCCATTCAAATACCACTGATCACATACTAAGtttgtaataattaaaatatagaCTAATATATACAATCAAATCACTCAAGAAGCATATTCACTGCAGTAGACCTACATCAGCTTTTTAGCCTCTTATAGCCCATTGTTTTGGTATTATGGGCTGCACATTTCTTGAATGGCTGAGTTTGAGCTAACAAGGTGTTCTGTCTCATGAAAACCTGTAGACTTTGTTTTCAATTGTTACCCTCAAAAACTACACGTATAAAAAAAGTACAAGCCACGTGTTCACTCGAAAGCATGTAGCCTAATAGTGCTCAGTATCAAAGATAAATGTACTTAATGTGCAGTATTACTGAAGCACAAGCAAGCAGCATTTTATGATATTTCTTGGGAGTTAATTGAAACtatggcaatatatatatatatatacacacacacacaaaatgttgggtagtttaatctatGACAACACATtggcaacatatatatatatatacacactgttgggtagtttaatctatgacaacacattcatattttacaaataaatactgtggattaaaaagtgcaacattttaagTGAATTTAAACTACTCCATACAAGTAGCTCCGTGGAGCAGCTTACTCCGGTGACGTGCACAGCTCTCGCGGCTCGTGAAGATGGTGAAGACCCGCGAGCGCAGGCCAAGACATGTGTTTCAGAAGTTAGGGACAACGGAGGCAAAATAAGCGTCAGTATTCGACTTGCATGTGTCAGGTAGACGTGAAAACGAGTCCTAATGCTAATGCTGCTCCACGTGCGCTGGGTGTGGAGGAAGGCACCGCGTGGTCACATGTCGCGGCCATTGCAGCTCCACTAGCTAGCTGCCCGGTGCGTTAGTTCGTTTGGTTTCGATGGTCCCGAGTCGACCCAAATCGACCGGATAATGTTGTAGCAGCAGCTTTTGAGTCcgctttttaaatgtcatttagttAAAGAAGCTAACTTAAgccatatacatgtatataatctTTAAATATCAGTTAGGGACAAATGTTTAAACTCAATAAGGATTTTTCTCTAGAAATACGAGATGCAGACCAGGAAAATACCCTGATTCCCAGTCTATACTGTGTGGTTTGTCTGGAGTTACCCTCACCGTCTGTCCCAGTCCTCCCTCGATGAGATATCCAGAGTTTGCATCCTAATGTCACGACAAGCTTGTGTTTTGGTTCTAGGGTTTCATCTGGCTTTGATGTAGACAGTTGTTCATGTTAAACATGTCTTGGAGAATCCCTTGCCAAAAGGATGACTGGCTGCTTGTTTCCTCTTTATTCTATTCTCCTTATTCTCTTTGATATTGTTCCAGACCCTTACTGGACATGAGTATCCAGAGTTTGTTAAAATAGTTGAAGTTGGACCGAGAGATGGACTTCAAAATGAGAAGGTACATTTTACACTGTCATTTTAGTCAaagattttatttatattcatacatatgCACCCTTTTTTGTATTACTATGCATGATCATCCTTGGAAACCCACATTTTTTGAAcatgaaacaacaacatatgGGTTATGTGCCATAATTGCCGGGGAGCAGGAAAGATGACACGACTTCTGGCTTAGTATACTATGCTTATAGCGTATCACTGCTtcgtcatttatttattgcacaCATGCAGTTTTACAGATTGCAGTGGATGTAGGGATCATTTTTTCACAATGTGTTATAAgaaatattttctattttgagAAACCTCAAAGTATTCAGCAAGTGCAAGACTGCATCTGAACACGGATAGTAATGTGATAGACAAGCAGCGCAGCAAAAAGATACTTGTTGTACCTCCATCTTGAGTGGAATCAAATCCAGAAAGAGCAATTTCTGTTTCATTGTTTCCCAGGAAATTGTTCCGACAGGGGTGAAAATCCAGCTGATAGACATGCTTTCAGGAACAGGCCTGCCTGTGATCGAGGCCACCAGCTTTGTCTCTTCAAAGTGGGTACCGCAGGTAATAACTCTTCTTTGTGCACAGCAAAAGAGTGCTGAGTGATTTATTAGGCTCTCTTTCTTGTCTGCATAACTACTGAGGAAACTCTGCTCTTCTGGCATCCTTGTTGGAGCCACAGATGCTTTGGGAAAGAGTATTTTAAGAGCCTCTTCATATAGTCGCCCTCTCATTCCTAAGTCATAAATTGTGCCACTATTTACTTcctgaaaaagaacaaacattaACCATTTTTGAACCCATTTTGCCTAGTGTCCATTATGGAACGTCTGCTGCACAAGCTTGTGAAAACATTTGTGCAGGATGATGTATTCTCAGGTGACGTGACAGGTTTATTTTTCTACATCatacattccccccccccttgatTTAGATGGCAGACCACACTGATGTCCTCAGAGGAATCCAGAGAGAACCTCATGTCCGGTACCCTGTTTTGACACCTAACATGCAAGGCTTTCAGGATGCTGTaagcattcattttcttttcagtgtTATGATTTCTGGTGCTATGAATCCGCTATTTACCCATGCATGTCAATTTGAGTTAACTGTTGGCATTACATTAGGTTTTTCTCCAGTTCCTGCAATTGCAAAACAGCTTTACAAGTAacattttctctcctgttttAAGGTTGCAGCTGGTGCTACTGAAGTGGCGGTGTTTGGGTCAGCGTCTGAAAccttcagtaaaaaaaatattaactgCTCTATTGATGAAAGCATGCTACGGTTTGAGGAAGTCATTAAAGCAGCCAAAGAGCGACAAATTCCAGTCCGTGGGTTAGTATTCTGGATAGCGATTGTCACTTACGagtgaaaaaacacacatctaaTGTTTTTAGTTTACTCCAAATGAGAACACTATTGAAAGAACTCCAGTTTCCATAtgaaggagaaaacacacaatttactAAAGATAGCGTTATATCAGACTTCCGGATGTTCACCAggttatatacagtatatgctttAGTGAACAACAAATAAGGATGGAcattaaaacaaaccaaacaggaGAGGTTACTGAATATAGTTTAATTATAATGCATGTTATCTTAGATAACCTCTCCGtccaaaaacatgaacacatcagTGGTTTGGGACaaaaagatgaacaaaacaCATCAGACTCAACAGCAATCTTCTTCCTTTGAGAATACAGAAACCACGATGCCAGAATAATCAGCAGCTTGAAGTTGTCCATGTTGCCGAGAATTGTTAAATCCATAACAGTTTTATATAGTTCTTCAAaagttatataaacacatttaaaatggtcAAAAACATCCTCTTTCAGATATGTTTCGTGTGCCCTTGGATGCCCCCTTGAGGGACACATTGAACCTTCCAAAGTCTCCCAGGTGAGATACATGTTTTACATTCTTATTATACTTTAATCTTTACTGAAACTTTCAGTCGAGGGAATATTATTGAAACGTTATCACATTTACAAAATACAGGTTTTCTAGACATGTGTACTATTACATTGGTTGAGGTTCTTTTCTTGGATGATTTCCTATTCATGAAGGCATTTGACCACATTTTCACTATTCTTTAGGTGGCAAAGAGGTTGTATGAAATGGGCTGCTACGAGATTTCCTTGGGGGATACCATCGGCGTTGGTACACCAGGTTCCATGTTTAAGATGCTGCAGAGTGTGATGAACGAGGTGCCGACCAACGCTCTGGCAGTTCACTGCCATGACACGTATGGACAAGCACTGCCCAACATCCTGACTGCACTTCAGGTAAGAACTCATCTTGAGAGTGTGAAGAGTAGTCTCaaaactactactacttttGACCACTGATTTACACTGAATGtcatgatcattattattattataatcagtATGACCAGTAGCAGAAGAAGTAGTGTGCTTATGTAATACTGTGGTAGCAGAAGTAGTGGTGAAAAAATATTCGTAATATCTCAATCAAATACAAGACATCAGCCACACTACCAGTTACcgtattttaataaaatgtatcaaCTTATTATGCATTGACTATACCTTCATAGTCATTTAAGAAGTTTTATTATGGAAAGGATGATTGTAAAAAATAAGATGAACGCACCCAAAcatgtcccttttttttaaatggatttgAAGCCTCAAGGATACACGCCGAGAAGGATCTCATTTACGAGAGGGCCCTTAGACACAAAAGATATAAACATCAACAATTAAagcaaaataacatttaataaaaatacacacaaacaaatgagtGCTTAACCCCAAACCCAGATTAATAACCATTCATCCATCTTTCTAAATGAAATTGCGGTAAAGGTGTACACGGTGCTGCTCTCTCTGGCAGGACTGTGCTTGCCTTACTAATCGCTCAAGGCACCCGGCATTTCTGGGAGTTCTTAAAATGAAGGGAAACGGCTCCAAGACTGCCCCAAAAGTTGAGTGGAGGGTCCTGTGAATTCTGGGAAATGCAGAGGAAGGGGTTTGAACATTCTAAATCTCTGTAATCCAAGTAACATTGGATCtctaaaaaaggaggaaaacaattGCAGCTCTGATAATTTCTTGGAGGACGAGAGGGAATCACAACTCCTTTGAGAAGAAAAGTATGAAAAGACATCCTGATCTTTGTGTGAGAGAGGTGAAAAATACTCATACTTTCTCTTACAAATACTGGCActgttggaggaggaggcccATTTACCTCGAGATCTCTCCTCTGTCCAAGCAAAAGACAGTAATGCTTCATCCTCTTGATCCATGCATTCTCTCATGTTGAGTTGTTGGACAGCTTTACTTTCTGCAGTGGCTAGGCAACCTCTGGGTATATTCTCCTTCAAATGCACATCTTTCTCCTTATGATTATGACCACTCTTGTGGAGAACCGCAAGCCGATTATGGATAAATGCCCAGCCACATAAATCAATGTTTTTACTTATgatgacatgaagaggagcaaCCAGATGTGGAAGCACATTAGAGGTGATGATTCGTGTTCCAGGATATATTTCAACTTCCTTAAGGAACTGATTGTAGGGATCACACATATTTTTAAAGGTATAAATCATTATTCCTACTTGGGATACTCCTTTGTTAAACTGCTCCCGATCCATCAAGTTACAGAACATTCAAAATCATCATCTTATCTTCATTCCTAAGAGCAAATAGTAACTATTCTACTGGAATCAGGCAAAATCAAGTTAATTTATCATCAAAATGTTTGACTGATGGCCATTTATTCTGTCTACTTAAGTTGGTTTGAAATCATATAAAGTATTTTAGAGATTACACATACAAGTGTTCATCTAATATAAATCTAAAAAATGCTGTGGACATTTTCTTCTAACCTAAATACTGTAATTTTAACTGAGgtgtaaaacaatgtatcaCTGTCCAAATGTTTATGAAACTGACTGTAAACTAGAATCTGGTCTTTAATGACAAAATGTCAGTTTAAGACATTATGAATGTATCCTCTGTTGTGGGGAGTATCAAGAACGCGCAAAACAAATGTGCAGATCACAATgggacacacagaaacacaggaaCCCTCAGTCAACAAGGCAGAGGGGCATTAAGAAACATGATCTCTGCTTCTCCACAAAACAAGATGATTCACAAACTGCCCCCTAAAAAACTGAATCTTAATGAACAGAAGATATTTCCAATGGACCCTTCTGTCACAGTGCACATGTGTCGTAgtgaagggggaaaaaactgtGTGGACTATTACAGTAATAAACTCTGTTTATATACACAGctcacaaaaatgtaattaggtTGTAAATCCCTGTGGAGGAGCTCTTGTCGGGGGTGTTTTTTCACAGATTGGCTGGTAGCGAGTGTAAAACTGACAGAAAGCCACACATAAAACAGAGGTAACGCAGATATGGCTGTATCGGTTCTCTGGAGCACATTGTCattgcagaggaggaagctcaTTGGGGGCTGGGTGGGTCAACAGATGTGAGGGGGTCAGCACAAAGGCTCACCTATTCAGTGTCTGTTGGACAAAGCAACTGAGAGCTAGGTGGATAGAAGGGCCCTGGGGGGCTCCTAACTCATCTGTCGCTCGGCTGTTGAACGCTCTGACAATGCTGTGCTTAAAGGCCAGTGGAAAATGATCCTTTTATTCGCTCGCTGCCGAGCACGTGATGAATGGCGCTGCAGCTGCGGACCCAACTCGAGAAACTTTGATAGCACTTTTAAATAGCTCATGTGCAGAAGACAATTATGCGTTGTGCCTTTTTAGTGTGTGTAAATTGCCTAATAATTACTGTGGTGATGTCATTATAACAAAGACCTATTTATCAGACCtggaaacatttaattaataagaGTCACActcccactgaagaaaaagcaCCTTATTGTTGATACTGGTAAATAAGAGTTGCCACATGCCTAGCTGGTGTTTTCCACTAACTGCAACGTTCTCTTACTGCGTTCTTGTCTACTAAATATATACGATATGAATACATGGCAGTTCATAGTATTGTAACctcaaacaaatatttattgCGCCAAAACATTTCTCGGTACAATCCTAAAATATGATTCATCTCTGTCAGGACACAAAACGCCGTTAAAAGTATTTAGAATCTCTAATGGTTTGacttactttattatttatgctTTTCTATTGATTATCAACCATACCATTCATCTGTGACCCTGCAGCAACATCGTGCTGAAGAAAATGGCCATGTGTGGAGAAGGAAATATTACACAAATTATTCTTGAGTGAGAAAGCACAGAGGAACGGTTAAATTCCTCTAGATCATATTTAGAATGATTCATCGCAACTGCCCCGTGGCCACAGAAAATAATAGCAGCCGGGGACATGTTGCCTACCATTTGCTCACCCATAAACAAGATGGAAATGAAAGATTTTATCATAGCTTTTCATTAGTGTGCCAGAAGTCCACACCACCAACTGGGAGAGAAATGAATTCCCCTAGCGCTGTCAGCCCTGAGTCACCTCTTTTGTTCTTAATAAAGACATTCCTCAGTCTTTGtaccttttctctttttttctcaggaGGTCCGGGGGGCTTTGTTACAAACCTACTCCTGGTGGGTCACACAATGACAACGTATGTACTTAGATTTCACAGGCTTGGCAAGAAAATTATTTATTCTTACCTGCAATGTTGGTTTTTTGTGTACGTCTGCAGCTGAGGAAGACGGTATAAACTGTTTGTGCTCACACTTGAGCTGTCTGCGAGCAAGAAGCTAAACCATGACGACTGTGCAAGGTCAATGACTTTGTTTTATTAACAGGAAGTAGTACTGTATAACTTCATGTCgtttttctttgatttattgttgGCAGATGTTATGATGTAACATTAATATAACAGtatcatattattacttttgttATGGTCACCATTGCCGATGTCAGTGGTGAAGCGCTGTTTTTGAAATCCCACATAATCAAATCCAATAATAAGTTCACACTCAAATGTGAGTAGTTTAGATAAACAATCAACAttctattaataaaaacatattacaatatacatttgatttatagAATAAACTAgcaaaaaagcaacaacaaacaatgcaaGTGCAGACAATTATAGTTTTACAGTAAAGGGAATAATGTTGTTTAagcttttcttcctttttatttatttgtgccaAGGTCAACACAAATTAACATGTATATGATGTAGAATTGGTCTTAAGGCTAATTTTCACCTGCAGCTCTCAGGGCGGTTCATGTaatacattaaaagaaaaagctttaaGACTTAAAGAAAACGcatacaaaacaatatcataGTGTTTATAAGAGGTTCAGGCATAAAaggatgaatatatatatatatatatatatatatatatatatatatatagtcaattGTCTGTCGCTCCAACCAAATGAATTTCCTTTTTTGGGATAATTAAGTAAAATATGCTTTGATTTGATattgttctttactttttactgACCACACCGCTTTTCTATAATAAGATTAATTGTCGTGGTTATTGGTTGTTCTGCTTTCGTGGAGCCAGGTAATCCATGAAGAGTTTGATATGGACGGTGAAAAATGTGATTATACAgtaaaaatgtcatttatttattctatgtatgtttgttttgtatttctcccAGCTGCCCTCTAATATCTAGTTGTAATTTCATTTATGTGTTCCTGGAAAGAGGGGATATATGTGTCAGCAGAGGATCTGTGACAGTTTCTTTCAGCTTCTCTGTTTATGTAGCCATGGGTTAAGCATCACCGCTTCATATCTGTCAATGAATAcacgctctctctttctctctctctctgacgcaGTTATAAAACCAAAAATGGGAGCTTGTCCATCTTCAGCCTCGTCTACAATGTCAACAAGCTTATCCCAAATCATGCGAGTTAGAAAATGCACTGTGTCTTTACCCAggaatgtattgtttttatatggCCGCAGCTCACTGAATATGGCTTTTTAACACTGAGTGCACATCTGGCTTCTGGGCAGTGTGAACCGAACTGAGCTTTGGCAAGCTTGAGCTGCTGACCACCAATTCCTGCACGATTAGTGTCCAGAAGAACAGGGCCCGCTGCTGAAAGGTCCGTTTTGTTCCTCTGAAACAGTATGCTGAGGACCCCTGGCCTTACACGGTTAGCAGCTGAAAGTGAGAGGATTGGCACGGTAGATAACAACTCTGTGTTtatactacaaaaaaaaaaatctgccttGTACAATATCCTGCTCTGGCCTTACCCAAGGTCTGGAAATCTTGTGCTCTGCACACACCGGAGtagatctcctcctccttccaccccacctcctcctcctcttcccctgcCAACACAAACAGCAATTATGGCTGGCTCAGACGGCCCCTGAAAGAAGTAGGTTCTTGTCTGGAGGAAAAGCAACCAATTAGCAGCATTGTtcgaaaaaaaaaggcaatatagattcttttaatttatttggcTTGGTTCTGCTCCATTGGGTTGAAAGTCCATTATGACCCAATACCACTGAGGGGACCAGTGTGTTaattttgtctctctgtgggaTCCTCTGACATCTGGCTTTGCCACGGAAGCTGGAAAACATCTTTTATATTCTCATGGCAATCCCTGGGACATGTGGAAAACATCCCAGAGACCTTAGGCTGTAATGATTGAAAAACTGGTTCATCATTCTTTggtgtgaaaagaaagaaaagttgcACTTGGGGTTAGGATAGACACTTACATGGCAAGAATTGCAGTTTGTATATCTTTAGGTATTGCGTGCATT from Cyclopterus lumpus isolate fCycLum1 chromosome 15, fCycLum1.pri, whole genome shotgun sequence carries:
- the hmgcll1 gene encoding 3-hydroxy-3-methylglutaryl-CoA lyase, cytoplasmic; the protein is MGNVPTTVKHCLSYEQLIQDYPWLKRWLLEEKTLTGHEYPEFVKIVEVGPRDGLQNEKEIVPTGVKIQLIDMLSGTGLPVIEATSFVSSKWVPQMADHTDVLRGIQREPHVRYPVLTPNMQGFQDAVAAGATEVAVFGSASETFSKKNINCSIDESMLRFEEVIKAAKERQIPVRGYVSCALGCPLEGHIEPSKVSQVAKRLYEMGCYEISLGDTIGVGTPGSMFKMLQSVMNEVPTNALAVHCHDTYGQALPNILTALQMGVCVVDSAVAGLGGCPYAQGSSGNVSTEDVLYMLHGMGIETGVNLTKVIEAGDFICNALRRDTNSRVARARTL